The DNA segment ttttcagtcttagtttaaataggcgcccacctgtataacgagaggaataattttcagtcttagtttaaataggcgcccacctgtataacgagaggaataaatttcatgtcttagtttaaataggcgcccacctgtataacgagaggaataaatttcagtcttagtttaaataggcacccacctgtataacgagaggaataatttttatgtcttagtttaaatagacgcccacctgtataacgagaggaataattttcatgtcttagtttaaataggcgcccacctgtataacgagaggaataaatttcagtcttagtttaaataggcgcccacctgtataacgagaggaataattttatgTCTTAactttaaataggcacccacctgtataacgagaggaataaatttcagtcttagtttaaataggcgcccacctgcataacgagaggaataaatttcagtcttagtttaaataggcgcccacctgtataacgagaggaataattttcagtcttagtttaaataggcgcccacctgtatgacgagaggaataaatttcagtcttagtttaaataggcgcccacctgtatgacgagaggaataaatttcagtcttagtttaaataggcacccacctgtataacgagaggaataattttcagtcttagttcaaatagacgcccacctatataacgagaggaataattttatgttttagtttaaatatttcagGTTTTGAGAGCAGTAACCCTACtgaaaggcagaaggttacagcAGGAAtatccagcaggaaacaacaaaaatccccagcaccgggaagcagaaggttgcaaactCAGGCGCACGAGTCAAAAGGACGCGttttgaaagaagcggcttgtgaacattagACCAGGCCCAGCATAACAAATTTGATGAAGAAAGCTGTACCACCGAAGGaatgaaaagcttaatgaagaaggccatgtccccagcagaccaagaaaaatgatgaaaactggtactcggaagagcaaaaggccagtaccatccctcaagttcacaaaataaaagcatcggaggaaaacgcaagccgacaagaaagcaaggcgacatgaacaagttgaagataggggagatcttatgatccacagtctagcctagctttttgttttccttttagaacaatgtaacaaggggATTGGTAAGCGGtaacatcctacagcagcatgtaGGCAGCACACAACAGcggcaaacactacagtcacacggtagtcccaactaccaaaatttcccgaactacactaacctgattcctgttcagcccaggatatgtaggaaacctctgaagcaaaggttcggtcaaatctttttcaaaaaatgcttcacacggagtactcggacaagcaaaaatcgcccgctttatctttgcgcgaaaacccttcgtgtcttcgggcaaagaggggcagctgtaagcatgtgatttttgcttcacgaacaatcactccaaaagaaatcaaaataattgcAAATGGCCTCGCCgaacaaattttcaatttttagtGACATGTGCTGGTAGTCCTTTGTGTTTCTATCCATTTTTCATTgaatcttatcaaacaaaaatacaaaataagtaTGCCGTGTGTAATCGGGCCGtaatttggtttttaaaagaaaattcacaaaaatatgcagcttTCACTCTAGGCcgtgatttaaccatttttaaaattctaatatgtgtgtgttaattgttgtaggtgttacccaatatgtgtgtaagtttattttaattttttacattgtttttaggaattttgtttaatttgttgaattaaaaagggaaaggaaaattgGTTTGGATCCCAAAATTAGGCCCAAAGCCAATGCAAGACCCAGCCCAAACCAGGGCTGCCCAGGCACGACCCCAAAACGGCGCCGTATGAGCCGTTTGAcctgagccgtccgtccaggccaatccaacggcccaggacCCCCTTTAGCAACCCGTTCccaaacccgacccagtaaccggtccaacccaacccctcacttaaaccaaacgacctcgttttaataccaaacgaccccgtctcacccctcaccatcggatccaagccgttgagatcatctgatctaacggcccagatccaatcccctactccgtatataagcccTCCATCACACCACacgcccccctatccaaaccccccttcactcgtcttcttcaccaaaccccgaaccccatgaaaccctaacgccgcccccttttccctcgccattaaagccggcggcaatgatgtcggtgaccacccccttaacaCCCTTGATGCATCTCACCACCCCGAACCCAAATCTGTTACCCCTAGCCTTGAATCctctcccaccttctcgaatctttatttgaagattcgagacaagactcgatctataccaaaccaccccagattcacactagacagtcccctgacctccctcgtgaccaaaccaagcttggtttggtccgaatctacccacaactcctagaatctcaaatctgagaatccAAACCTTAGAACACAAGAACCTGAGGAATCTGACCTGCTTcatagagggtttgaggtctaatagaccttaaccaaggtttctcggttgagaacaccctggttaaagtttgtttggcctcaaatggtcaaatctaatTCGGACTTGGATCGGCCTGCTTTGAACATTTttagtaagttttccttttctgtttttgttttatttgaatACTGATTGAGTctgttagcatgttctgttgtgtttgtttggtattttctggtatttttcttaatctcttccgtctttgtaaagaccttttacTTGGTCATTTGTTCTTCTGTATATGTGAATACATCCggtgatatacatgctcgtcaattagattaatcatCAAATAGTTAAGGTTCCCAGTAACTGAACAAAAGTTGTCCGAAGTCATTCGGGAccctgtacgtattgtttatatgaacgactgattattacctgttatatttagtatagtcgactcgataaacgtcatcgattagttttctatgacTAAATGATCAAATGGACTAATAGTTTCACATGACTGATTGAACCCTTTCATTGGCTGAATGCCCGACATTGTGTGAAattggtttgtttgcattgcaagacgactgaaaagattcagtccagggcagttctgaatttgaactttcagaagttcaaaatgtcctGATACTGTaatgggtttagggcagtaataatcagggtttaacaaGGGTAAtttgggtgttaaaaagaacagaaatgattagtttaaatgagatgacaaatagggtactggattaggattaaaataaggCAATAGTGGGGAGCCAAACTTTGTGGCATGGGGCTGATTGAATAAAAAGGGGGTGCCCATGTGTTGGGCAGAAAAGACAGGCTAAAAGCCTGTCGAATAGATGGGTATGGGGAATATTCTGATTAGTTTAGAAAGGAAGTTATGGGCAGGAAAGAGGGGAGGGGTTCAAGGCAGCTGAGTGCttgccatttctgcctataaatagagctgtttcagaacataaaaggggctggacttttagtcttcagggaaaaaagaaaaatagaaagaaattttcagaacactttaaCTAAACACTGTCCAAAACTGCACAAGGAACTAAGTTGGTTaagctgttctggccaagtcagttattctaaCTGGGGCTGTTACTGTTCCATTAGGAGAAATCTGTGTGTCTTCTActgtgattgttactatactgagCTTCTGTGCGTTGTGGATTGAGTTTTAGTCTCACTGATTGTCGGAGCTGTGCTGGTTATTTGCTGAGCTTTGGCggttattgaatttctgttgCTATTGCATAAAACATTCTGGTTCCTTTCTCGGCTGGTTTCTTTTACTATCCTGTTTCTGGGATtatttgtttgttgctcgaccacgtGTGAACTTCATCCttgtggctggttgtttgttgtcgggttgttgctgtttaattgctgctgctgtgtttgctgtgtactactcaactgatcctttccttcttcttttgtcttcccaaccaggtacacaattaatactacctatgtaacttgaaagtttgagcatgaatacaaaagagaagatctgcagatgcttTTTTTTTTATACATGGACTGTTatattaaatatcatgtaatgtataatagtttacattttcgtttggatactgaaggtagcttacacgcctagtagatatcaatgtagggtgattgaatgttagtttgtatatgtatgctgttaagTAAGAAtattcccaatgcagtaggttgtatcttagacttagtctaATTGTGTAGCATATTCTTTAATATAGGCCAAGCATGAAACTATCCATTACTAGTTAAGTTCATTTCCCTTTGATAAACTGCCTTATTTTAATTGATAAGCCATACCTTTGGAACCAAGAACACAAGTTTAcggtctcaacctcatgaaggtcgagcccaagttGAAACGGACCAAGCAGGCCTTGTCGGAAATCAGTGGCCCAAGCCTGGCCCATCCCGCATAAACTGGGTTTGGGCCCACGAGATTCGTTCACTTGTCTGTGGGGCGCGGCTTTGTTTCTGATATTTTTAAGCACTCTGAATTCTGTTATAAACGACCTACaaacatgtaattaactaggactatctctgttttcaattagtagaaacaaacgcgacaagaaacgtagttgctataggatatccttttagaataaagacgagatgagtcTCGACAAATAAagacgcacaagctgcggggccctcgttaagagtatattatcgaagcattcagtttccaggacgggtcgtttagcaaatctcacggccctacctaaaataacaatacgttagtctcgtTAGGACACgccttaataaaccttaccttcttaaactcgggtgcacatttatgtgacccaaatccaagtctcaacgaaatcgaaaggTGTccctaatcacgggtgcattgattgtgacgtggtctgagatgcatttccatgacgttgtaaatccttttaataatgaatgaaacgagcctcgacaaacaaagatgtataagctgcggggccctctaaatgtatatatattaaaaatacttagaattcgggacatgccgtttagcaaattttacggccttccccaaaataacaatacgttagttgctttaggcgcgtcttaataatttatttttcttaattcgggtgcacatttatgtgacccaaatccaaatctcaaccgagtcgagatatgtcaataaccacgggtgcattgatgtaacgtggttcgagatatattttcacgacgttgcaattctcgtaaaaaataataataaaagcggtcaagagtttaaaacttgcacataggtttaacatgtataaaatcagataatcaagccaaatataacagttgagcgaccgtgctagaaccacggaactcgggaatgcctaacaccttctcccgggttaacagaattccttatccggatttctggtacacagactgtaatatggagtcattcttttcctcgattcgggattaaaattggtgacttgggacaccctaaatatcccaagtggcgactctgaaataaataaatcaatcccgtttcgattgtcctttaattggaaaaactcccttgcaccctctcggatgcggaaaaaggagatgtgacaagtataaacagaagaatacccacttctaaaagaggaaattctttgatttggggaaggaattgatattcggagactatccttccagttacaatctcttcttatggtggggattgtaagctcggttactattgtggggtaagtatcggctttttctaaatttgtaatttatttttgaagagatgttttgtcactttcaaagacaaatcgctgggaactatttcatcaactgagggttcttgagaagaatcaagaatttccctacttttagaagaaggggcctttgggatagaactccttgaagaagaaccagaggagccgcctcgagtagattctaaccctgttcgaagcctacctcctccgcctcttctgtgtctaacaggggcgttgggaaattgatctagaattggaacttttttacggttagggtttgaagaagacattgttaagaaggaagtgtgtgctgaagatttgtgaagaagacaaaggaagaaaaagttatgtgtaaaatgggaaccgtcaaccttagaagtgtaatgatggaaagccaataataaaggcagctatcacttcgtaaatagtgagaatgaagaagtctcgaaaaagggtgtgaatagcggaatcaattagaaaatgacacatgggcagaacattaaatggaaaagactactgaggcgttaatactgtcatgagcattaaatgtggcaaaaattcctttttcatgaagatccacttcccaagtatttaattgataaataactggaaagtggggggactatctgtattgggaaaaaactgagtttatattaaagatgatgtggcatgacacgtggattagttaaatggttaaagcgcagcaattgactaagaggcacggatggagacagctacgggaagaagaatttaaataggcacgagacgacgtatagatacgagtctcgtaccaatttaaattatttacagtcaacggattagaaggcattgaagacaaagatctgatgacagaaaggagtccaaattcattattaaatacttgatacgttacaaaattggtatttaataggaatgattatataacggcttatttaatgtcatttattacgcatgattatatcattaaagctgaggcttcattcttttacctagaattatctataaaaggaagaagtatcgtcatttgtaaggacacggaatactattgagaatttattgaaatacacatctatttgcttttttaccatcattctcaaaagtattttatttttgtctcctgattatcagtaacccgaatttctttttagctttgaccaaagactcagatttttggttaaacaaattggttccgttaccgggaatctgataatctttccttttaagctatatcttatctattgtcgtcaccatgtcaaacaacaacgccgacaacaatagtaataacacattgggaaaccatgagaatcaaatacatcaaaatcaagatgacgtggttccctctcctctaaattcaccacgtcaatctcgtgaaggcactcctgttactgaatcccgtgctgatcaacaagagcaatctgaacattttgaaggagttacaactgaagctttgcaaaagctaattgatgcacaggtcggcaaagctcttcaggcacttgttagtcgattgccttaACGAGTGTGCTTCAAAACAAGGAATCTGTTCAGCATAAGTCAAGTCAATTTTTTGTACGTCAAGACTAGAGGCCGAGTTGTCTAGAGGAAGAAGTGATGCGCTTAGAGCCATGGACAACAAACGTTAATAATCTTTTCGTTAACGGATTTTATCTCAAGTAGTTACATTTGACGCTAGAATGCATATTAATGCCCCGCTTGGCTGagttttgccaaaataaatttgggatttattttcaaaactcatgtttggacataaattttgCCCACATTTTGGCAAAACCCCAAATCCCAAAATCACTCCAATTGctgattttgggccaaaatcccaaaacttggaaattatatacatgtttttccaaaatatattttgaaaacgtatttccaaacacattttcatcttcaaaccaaacttcacccaaatcagatttttcaaaacaaatttggaatctatggccaaacgctagCTAAGTTTGAACGGAATGGATACtgcatttcaatttctttttcatttccttCATGTGACAAGTACGGGACAAATACAAGACATGGCTTATGCTTGCTCTCAACAAACCAAAATAATTTTTACCAACCCTCACTGGTGCCCAGGCTTCTTTCAACCCTAGGCATATTGATCTAAGCGAGCTTAGCTGTGCCACAACTAGCCAGTCATTTGCCTTTAGAGCTGTTACACAGATGCATACGTTATCAACATGTAGGAACAGATCAATGGGATGCTACTGGTGCAAAGTTGACAAATTTCAAAGATGGGAGAGAATGAAATAATATCCAAACAACACTAGCCAATGCTGTATAAGACATCTGCATCTGACTACCGAAAGAATGTAACCAGAGGATAAGGCTTCACACCAGTAAGAGAGAAATTGTAAGCACCCCGAGGCTTATTAACATTGAAAATGAAAATACAGAAGAACTTCAATATGACACATGGGTCCCAAGGTAGACACAATTGTTTTTGAGAAAATGGTAAGCGTCCAAGGTAGATTGATTGCCTCTAGCGTTTGAGGAAATCTAGGTACAAGATATTCCCAAATTGTTGGGTTTCCTTTTCTAAAAGCACCCAAACTATTACAGAACTGGTCATCTTAAGTCATATGGACGACATACAAGTCAAGCAATAGGTTTCCCGCAGCCTTCAAGGAGCTCCAGTGCCTCAAATTTGAAGCAGCCTTGGACACCACTTGGTCTGGGAAGACTATTAGTGCTATACAAACACcatgtcatggtccaaggacaaCATAAAAAGGAAATGCAAGGAAAGCAAAAAGTAATTGCATAGAATCACAGTTAGCCATCAGTTTGCCCAATTTTGGAAGGTTGGGATAGGAAAGCAGATGCAAATACCAAACATCCGAAGAAGGAACATATCCATAACAAGGTGCTATGTAAAAACAGGATGCACACCACTAATCCGAAAAAAATTGAGAATAAAGCGCACATTAACGGACTAAGCAAATAGGACAGTTGTATCTCAAAGTTTAGGCACAAGGCTTGTAAAACATGAGATTTTGCCTCCTTAAAATGATTCACCAGGAAACAACTGGTCCAAATAAGTTTAAGGGCATAAACCACATATTCTTCAGCAAATATGAAAGATGTATCTCAAAGTTCAGGTTTCACAAGGCTTGAACAACAAGAAAATTTGCCTCCTCAAATGCATGAAGAAACAAGAAGAGCACAACTAGACCAAATAAATTTGATGTCATAAAGCACACACTCAAAGAACTCAGCGTATTTGACAGTTGCATCTCAAAAATCCAGCTTCACAAAGCTTGAATAACTAGGAATTTTGTCTCCTCAATATAATTCATGAAAAAAAACAGGAAGGGCACCAATAGTCCTAATAAATTAGAGTGCATAAAGCACAAGTCAAAGCACTCAGCAATTTGACAGTTGTATCTAAAAGTTCAGGTTTCGCAAGGATCAAATAACAGGAAATTTTGCCTCCACATAAAATAACAGGACGGGCATCACTAATCCAAATCAATTGAGGCATAATGTAGATGTTCAATGAACTCAGCAAATAACAGTAGCATCTCAAAGTTCCTGTTTCACAAGGCTCTAATACCCTCTGTCAAAAGCAAAAGTTTCTAATAACATGACATTTTGCCTGCTCAATATCATTCATGTAAAGATGGAACAGAACCATTAGCCCAAACAAATTGAGGGCATAAGGCACATGAAAATTTGACTCCCCAATATTATTCATTTATGATGGATTTGAGGGGAAAAGGTACAATTCAAAGATGTCCATAAAGTTTACAGTTGTATCTCGAGATTATGTTTCATCAATACTTAAAATTCATCTCCTTGTCAAGATTCACTGGATGAGGCCACGTCATCTTTGTGTTTAATCATGCCAGAATCAACAAGAATAGGAATCTCCGCTGCAAGCCATGGTGCAAGACCCAAACAGAGCGCATGTGCTATGCCAAATCTGGGGCTGAATGAATACCCAAGTCAGTTTAAGTCACTCTTTCACTTCCCATACAGTGATAACAAAGCAACACAAATTTGAGGCAAAGACTGTAGCTTTATCTACCCAGGGAAACATAAGCATCTAAGAGAAATTATATTCATTCAATCCATATTCTCCTAAGTTCACACTCAATAATGAACTTGACCCTACAAGCAGCTGGCCTTTCAAAAACTTAAACCAAGTTAACAATCAACACCACCACCACTTGTACGCTATAAGAATCCTCTACATCTATTAGGAAatcatatgtatgtatatgtgtgtgtgcATGTGTGCGTGCGCGTGTTTGTGTGCAAATGTATATTCGTTGTTCATCTACCGCAGCACTTCTCTTTTATCAACGCACATTGCCGGATTGAATGTATAACGAGTGCAGTCCCCGAAATTGGGAAGACTGGAAACCAAAACGGACCAATCCCCAaaaaaaacatcaaggaaacaaaTTGTATGTTGTTGCCTTGTTGGCTACCATATTGAAGATTCGACGCAAGTTGCAAGCTGGTCCATACACCACGGTTCTAAACAAAGGAGTGGAGCGCCGGTGAACTAACAGAGCTCGAAACACCCAAAACAATCAGGTAGAGAACAAAGACTCTCTTTAACTGAGCACACACAATTATGAATTATCAAAAATTCACAGCAATCCAACCTCAATCCAAATCAAAGAGAAGAATAATTACCAATTCTTCGCCCATAGCGGCTTGAAATGCACCGTCAAGCATATTTTTCCTCCTCTATACATCTAcacaatcaaaaaataataataattatcaatCATACATATCAATTAAACTACAACCCAATTCCAAACTAATTCGAATCAGCTATACAAATCTTATCTATCTATTCCACTCTATTCACAACCAATTTCATTTCAATACCGCTAAACAATTAGTCTTTTAGATAAATTAGGGTTTTTGACCATCCTAAATTCGTCTTTAAATGAAATATTATCAGAAGACACAGAAAAAAGAGGTAACCTTTTCAGTTTTTCCATCGAGTTCAGGCAATTCGAGTTCAGGAGCAGTTGCAGGATAAGTAACAGGGATATCGAACTGGAGATCAAACTCGTACTTGAGAAGGTTATGCACGTACCAACACTTACCCTTCCAACGAGTACCTTCAGGATTAGCCGCAGATATACGGAACCAATCATTGTCTTTGGATTTGTTCATTGATGTATATGCGATTAGGGCCTTGTACTCTTCCTTTAAACGGCTTGTCCATGCCGCGCCGTCGCGTGGACCGGCTTTGGTGGTCAACAACGGGATCTGCGTGAGGGTTGATTTCGTATTCGGATCCCAACCCTCCATTTTGTGATTTGCCGGAGATTTTGATGACAATCGTATATGCTTTGTTCTTGCTCTGTGTCTGATGAATACAGAAGTTAATTGTACGAAGTCTGAATAGTTTTCACAGCTGCGTTTCTTCCTGTTAGATTCGGATTCGGACACACCCAATGTGAACCTCGGATTTTAGGTCGAAGAATGAACCAAAATATTTAGAGGTTATTTGATATATTTAAGTTATTGTATTTATGAATACAGTAGcgaaaataggcgtgaatcagggaagtttAACTAATCAGTTATTGTAtttgagtgtattcgactgtatttacggagtgaaacatgagattacagctggacagattattgtattttaatgtattctatgtatttcattgtattcactgtctctctatatgccatgaatgtattcataagtttttataaaccttaaaatgtatctatagaatataattttttaaatggtatttatttaaaataaataaggtgttaacctttgctataggaggaaAAAATTCCATAATGAAATGGGAAATCAAATAGTAATTGGTTCAGTCGATTTGGTAAAATCTTATTTGATTTCGAAATTTCAAATTTTAGAAATTTTTACATAGTTCAAATCAGGGAACACTTAATAATTAAAAAATTTGTGTATTTGAAAGTCCtaaaaattaggaaaataattaaatgataattCTATCCAATGTAAAATAtgattttaaagggtaaaaaaggcgaacgacatttcgctaaggggcttcgtgcttttaatataatatagataagaGCATGTTAGAGTTAGCTATTTGTAAATAGTTGATAAACTTGAATTGTTAAGAAATATTGAGTGTTTAAATTGATTTTATAAATAAACAAGTACATATTTGGATAGAAGTATTGAAACTGATAATAAGCAGGTGATGTGTTTGGTGAAAAAATAATGATAAACTATTCTTTTGTTAAAATAACTAAAGCAcccttaattttttttataaaagattataaattttAAAACTCTTTTCATAACAAAAAGGAGGAACGGCGTATACAGAATGAAGAGAAAGTTAGGAGTTTTGTTTTgggaaaaaatattttgtgaattagaaaatattattaggataaaatagtaaaaaatttGATCAAagtaaaagtgcttataagctgaagtCATAAGTTTGGGGAGCCCAAGTTATTGCTTTTGAATGGTTTTGAATTACAAGCAAACAGACTTATAATGGATTGGTTGTTTACATGAAACAGTACAGTTGAATTTGTAAAGTGGTTTATAGACACGTTAATTATTTTGACCTGATAAAATGAAGTAATAAAGTGCAAACAGAGTAAATAAGAATAATTGAAGAAGAGACAAGTTTGAGCTTCTAAAGAATATTCCCACCGGGATCAataaaaattgaattttttttataacacTTGTATAAAGCTTGAGAGAAAGAATATTAGGCTTTTGCTATAAGTATTTCTTGATGTTGTAATCAttaaaattttatcgaatttaaaTCGATAAAATAAGATGGAccatattttaaatatattagtccaaataaatattttgggctaatataattgaatcaTTATATTAGTCCAATAtaattgggctagcccatttaattgggctgcAAATGATGAGTCCACTTCATTAGGCCCAAAATATTATCTTCCTAGAAGCATTGTTTGGTGTCACGCGTGAAATGACGCGACACGCC comes from the Nicotiana sylvestris chromosome 4, ASM39365v2, whole genome shotgun sequence genome and includes:
- the LOC104249604 gene encoding ubiquitin-fold modifier-conjugating enzyme 1 → MEGWDPNTKSTLTQIPLLTTKAGPRDGAAWTSRLKEEYKALIAYTSMNKSKDNDWFRISAANPEGTRWKGKCWYVHNLLKYEFDLQFDIPVTYPATAPELELPELDGKTEKMYRGGKICLTVHFKPLWAKNCPRFGIAHALCLGLAPWLAAEIPILVDSGMIKHKDDVASSSES